The sequence GTCGGCCTGCGCCATGACAGCCCCTCGTTTCTCGTCCGCGTGTGGTCCCGGCGGCTGCGTGCGCCGGCCGGACTCGTCACCCGTGGGGACTCGCATATTCCCACACGTACCGGCCGTTGTCGGGTCCGTGAAGCGATACCCCCTCGATACGCCGCGGCGCGGCCGGCCCGGCGCACCCTCCCGGCCACCCCCTTGTGCGCCCCCGTCGCACAACCTAGGTTAAGCGCCAACTCAAGCCCATTGAACCACCTACTTAATCCGCGCGGGCATGAGGAAAGGATTGACATGCACACAAAAAAGGCGGCCGCCCTGTCCACGGGCGTCGCGCTCATGACCCTCCTCGGGGCGGCCCTCGCCGCTCCCGCGTCGGCCTCGGACCCGGAGCCCACGCGGGAACCGCACGTCGGCGTCGAGTACTTCCCGGAGCCGGGCGGTCCGGGACACCGGACCGAGGTCCCGCTCCGCACGGAGACGAAGCACACCGCGGCCCGGAGCTCGGCGTCCGCCGCGTCGACGACGGACGGGGCGGTCGGCCGGCTGTCGGTGACCGGCTCCTCGGACGACCGGCTCGACGTGGTGCTCATCGGCGACGGCTACACGGCCGGTGAGCAGGAGGCCTTCCACTCCGCGGCCGCCGCCAAGTGGGCGGACATCACCACCATCGAGCCCTACGCCAGCTATCAGGGCCTGATGAACGTGTGGACGGTCGACGCCGTCTCCGCCGAGTCCGGCATCACCGGGGACCCCACCGCGGACGTCGCCAAGGACACGGCCCTCGGCAGCTACTTCTGGTGCTCGCAGACCGAGCGGCTGATCTGCGCCGACATCGACAAGGTCGCCTCGTACGCGGCGAAGGCGCCGGACGCGGACCTGGTCGTCGTCGTCTCCCACTCCACCAAATACGGCGGCGCCGGCTACTCGGGCCTGGAGGCCGAGGGCTACCCGTTCGACGGCGTCTCGACCCTCTCGTCCGACAATGAGCAGTCGAGCATGATCGCCGCCCACGAGATAGCCCACTCGGTGGGCCTGCTGGCGGACGAGTACACGTACGACAGCTACGGCACCTGGACGGGCGGCGAGCTTCCGGACATCAACTCCAGCATCTTCACCGCGGAGCAGATGGCCTCCCACAGGAGCAAGTGGTACCGCTGGCTCGGTGAGACCGACCCCACGGGCGGCACCGTCGGCACGTA is a genomic window of Streptomyces sp. NBC_00708 containing:
- a CDS encoding M64 family metallopeptidase, with the protein product MHTKKAAALSTGVALMTLLGAALAAPASASDPEPTREPHVGVEYFPEPGGPGHRTEVPLRTETKHTAARSSASAASTTDGAVGRLSVTGSSDDRLDVVLIGDGYTAGEQEAFHSAAAAKWADITTIEPYASYQGLMNVWTVDAVSAESGITGDPTADVAKDTALGSYFWCSQTERLICADIDKVASYAAKAPDADLVVVVSHSTKYGGAGYSGLEAEGYPFDGVSTLSSDNEQSSMIAAHEIAHSVGLLADEYTYDSYGTWTGGELPDINSSIFTAEQMASHRSKWYRWLGETDPTGGTVGTYEGSSYYPYGIYRPTANSIMRALNVRDFNLPGREAMIAGFYREANALSSSTPSGATIRRTDRIEVTRAALTGLAAPELRWYVDGVRVKRATGLTAAAPSSLGVPRDGRTHTVTVESADRTKSVRDPKVRAETTERLTWKVKPSRR